In Rhodothermales bacterium, the genomic stretch CAATCTCATTGCTGAGATCGAAATCCACAAACCAGAACGGATACTTCTTGCCCACAAGCACAGCAAGGAGTGTGTCCTCGGTCGTGAAATCGTCGCCGTCGATGACGTCTACGGGTGTCATCGGGGGAACCATCAGCGTATCACCCGGCCGAAACTTGGAGGTCTGGCCGTGCGCCGGGACGTGACTAACACCCACCAGCAACGACAGGGAGAGAACCAGATGTAGTGATTTCATGGTTTCGATTGCGGCCCTCAACGAAACAATGATGCGCGGATTCTTTATCGCAAACTGCATCGTACCGAGGAAATGTGTTGTAGGGGAATGTCACAAATGATCGTGCTGCGTCCTCAATATCTTCTTTACCCTGATCACCACCCCGCGCCTCCGAGGGTGCCTCGGCGATTTGTTTCCACGTCCCACGACCGGTTCGGCACTGGGCCTGGGCTCCAAACCGGGCTACGTCTTACGCTGTGCACACCGAATCTCGCTTTCGGGAATGCCGCCGGCACACAACGGAAATGAGGGCGTTATAAAATGTTCGACATTTTACGCGACTCACACTTTCTCATGAGATCCTACATTCTGCCCCCAGGGACCAAGACCCTGATTGTCTGGTGTGGTCTTGGCCTCCTGTTTTCCGCAAGTGGACCGCGACTCGCCAACGCACAGGAATCATTAGAGGCGAGAGGGGACTCGTTGTTCTCCGCTCACGACAACCTGCGGGCTCTGTCCGTCTACAAGGAAGCGCTGAAGACCGAGGAGTCGTTCAATCTCTTGTTCAAGGCGGGGAGCGCAGCTCTGCTTGTTGGCCAGTACACAGAGGGAGAGTCCGAAGCGTATTTTGAGGAGGCGGTGGGCTTCGCCGAGCGGCTAGGCAACAAATACCCCGATCAACCCGGATCGTGGACACTGCTGGCGGCTACCAAGGGACAGCTCGCCAAGTTCAGGGGTCCGCGTGAGAAGGCAAGAGTAGCACGGGGCGTATATACTCACGTGCACCAGGCACTCGCTCTTGATTCAACATATGCTTTTGCATACGTGGTAGCGGGTATCCTCGCCAGAGAGGTCTCGCAGCTCGGCTGGGTAAAGCGGCTCGCAGCCAGTGCAGTTCTTGGAGGCTTACCGCCCGGCAGTCTTCCAGAGTCGAAGCGACATCTCGCGAAGGCAATTCGGAATGCGCCCGAGTTCATAATCGCGAGATGGGAATTCGCGAAGACATGTCTCGCACTCGGCCAGGACGACGAAGCGCTGGTGCATCTGAACTACATTAAAAAGCTCACTCCTGCGAACTCCGAAGAAGATCGTCTTCAGCGCAAAGCTGCCGGTGTGGGTGCTGACCTGGCGAGGCGCCTTTTAGGCAAACTGTAGCATCCTGGTGTGCTATGACAGTCGAGAATTCTGCTACCATTAAGACGAATAGTTGGATCGTTTGCCGAGCTAACCGCTTCAGGAAAGTGATCTTTGCCGGTATGATCCTCGCTAGCGTTCTCGTCGCGGCGTGCAGTGAAGTAGTTACCCCGTTTGTTTCCAGCGATCGCCAGTACTCACTTTTCGGGACCCTTGAGATGGATCGCGACACACAGTTCGTTCGTGTCGTCACCATCTCCCGGGATATTGACGTCACCGAACCACCTGCACTTCCTGTCGTCTTTCGGTCGCATGATCTTAACTCCGGCGGTGTTGTCGTATGGGAGGATTCTCTATTTGATTTCGACGGTAGACCCGGTCACGTCTTCTGGGCCCCTCTAAGAATTCAGTCCGGCCACACGTATCGCATTGAGGTGGATCCTGACGATTCCGATCTCTTGACAGCTGCCGTGACCACGGCGCCTCCGGACGTTCGTGCTCTCGTACTCGACGAGAATCTGGAGGTCCACGAAGTAGACGGAACGCCCGCTGGAACGCAGCGCGTAGTCTGGCAGGGAGTCCACGCGAAGCCATTCAGGATCGATATATGGTACCGATTCCTCGCCGCCGTTCGGGCTCCATTTGTGGATATTCGGATCCCGACCGAGCCGGTAAGTACGGCGTCCGAAGACGCTCAGGCGTGGGAAATCCGGGTTGACCTGCGCCAGGATCGCGAGACCCTCGAAGATCTGGTCGATGTTAACAGTATGGCGCTCATGGGCATTGGTGTGGAGATTGTTCTCCTGGACGAGGGATTTGCACCGCCCGGGGGCACGTTCGATCCAGATATTCTGTCGCAGCCCGGAGCATTTTCCAACGTTGAAAACGGTTTCGGTTTTGTAGGAATCGTCGGGCGATTCGCGATTGAGTGGTCGCTGGAACGAGAATCGTTGGACGAACTCGGATATATTTCACCAGAGGATCTCTTCGGAAAGACCTCATCGACAATCATGACGCGCCGTAAGTTTTCGACAGTGCGCGATTCACAAACGGATGACGGGCATCACCAGCACGCCTGCACTGGGCGACGCAAGGGAGATGAAATAAAGTCCTTTCGCAACGAGAATACCCGCGTCGGTTTCTCCCGTCCAGACTGACGTGTGCACTCCGGTCTCTACGAGTCCGGATCTGAGTGATTTCACTCTGCGACCCATAACGTCGAACACGACAAGTTCTAATGGTTCCGGGCGTGGAATCTCATAACGAATGGTGGTTTGCTCAACAAAAGGGTTTGGGTACGCTGACGTCAGTTGGTAGGTAGGCGTCGCTACGTCTTCAGCAACGGTAACGGCGATATCGTCGGACCTGATTGAGAAGTACGACTCGGCGGAGAATTCAGAAGCAGCGTAGCTCGGGTCGATGGCTTGAACTCGTGCGACATAGTCACCTGCGGCGAGATCTCGCAGGGTCCAACTAACATTGTGTTGCACGTTTCCAGGACCTGACATTTGTCGACTCCCCGCGGGCGACAATGTATTCGCACTCATGACAATTGAACCGTCGCCCACACTGCTGATCTTCAGGTTGTACGATAGGCCGTTTGGACCTGATTGCTCGTCAGTCCCCCGAGTCCAGGAGATAGTAGCTGAATGGCCGTCCACGTCGGACGTGACTGTCCCTGGTGCCTCAGGCGGCGAGTTGATCGATGGGACTCCATTTTGATACTGATTTGTCGTCGGTCCATTCGCTCGAGAGTAGCCGGCAAGCAGGAGATCCAGATCACTATCGAGATCATAGTCTCCCAATTTCACTCGTGCCGGATACATCCCTGGGAAAGTGGCGCCCAGGGAAAAGCCGCTGTCACGCTGACCCCGATACACGGCCGCCATGCCACGACGTGAGACCAGGTCCCTTGCGCCCGAAACGACTAGCTCCGGGAGACCATCCTGGTCCAGGTCACCCCAGGCCAGGCTGCAGGCTAGTAGGTCGGCGACATCGGTGTTGATCGGGATCAAAATCGCTCCATCGTTCGAATAGATCTGAGTTGTCGGCTGCAGGAATCTCGGGCCCGGTCTCGCGCCACAGATCGCAAGATCGAGGTCGTTGTCGCTATCGAAATCTCCCCATGCCACAGCCCCGTACGCCACGCCCGTCAACGGCGTATTTGTATTCGTAAAAGTGCCGCGGTCATTCCGATATAGGTCCGCGGAGAACGATCCATCGTTCCTTTCTCCGATGATCACGAGGTCAAGGTCGCCGTCATTGTCGTAGTCACCAGTCGTGCTGGCTCCATATCCGACGCCCTCCAGGTCGGCGGTCAGCTCGAACGT encodes the following:
- a CDS encoding T9SS type A sorting domain-containing protein — encoded protein: MNPDRIISAVFLTVVLTTVAPSVSQPFTFEFVTQQLRGVSFSDVGWIDVNSDGYLDVALAGNWQRATDPRTYSGILLHLESGRRSFPANPTRPFTSYGDNLLADASGLWHSSMAWDDFDRDGDLDMILSGTRAQGGAGAQIALLRNDGVDGFTATTPSIDPTYAGSLTTGDFDNDGDVDVLITGFISIGTRIARIFTNNGSGTFELTADLEGVGYGASTTGDYDNDGDLDLVIIGERNDGSFSADLYRNDRGTFTNTNTPLTGVAYGAVAWGDFDSDNDLDLAICGARPGPRFLQPTTQIYSNDGAILIPINTDVADLLACSLAWGDLDQDGLPELVVSGARDLVSRRGMAAVYRGQRDSGFSLGATFPGMYPARVKLGDYDLDSDLDLLLAGYSRANGPTTNQYQNGVPSINSPPEAPGTVTSDVDGHSATISWTRGTDEQSGPNGLSYNLKISSVGDGSIVMSANTLSPAGSRQMSGPGNVQHNVSWTLRDLAAGDYVARVQAIDPSYAASEFSAESYFSIRSDDIAVTVAEDVATPTYQLTSAYPNPFVEQTTIRYEIPRPEPLELVVFDVMGRRVKSLRSGLVETGVHTSVWTGETDAGILVAKGLYFISLASPSAGVLVMPVIRL